In a genomic window of Pangasianodon hypophthalmus isolate fPanHyp1 chromosome 1, fPanHyp1.pri, whole genome shotgun sequence:
- the fhl3a gene encoding four and a half LIM domains protein 3, whose protein sequence is MSERFDCDNCKESLYGRKYIQAEENPYCIPCYDSLFANTCDECKELIGHDARELFYEDRHYHEHCFRCFRCDRSLADEPFTSQDDALLCNDCYCNEFSSKCVACDKTVMPGTRKLEYAGNTWHEGCFICSSCKQPIGSKSFIPDKDDHYCVPCYENKFAPRCTRCKQVLAKGGVTYRDEPWHKECFLCAGCKVQLAGQHFTSRDDRPYCLKCFGNLYAKKCEACSKPITGFGGGKYISFEERQWHQSCFTCTRCSVSLVGAGFFPERDEILCRECNSNL, encoded by the exons ATGAGTGAGCGATTTGATTGCGACAACTGCAAAGAATCCCTGTACGGAAGGAAATACATCCAGGCAGAGGAGAATCCATACTGCATCCCCTGCTACGACAGCCTGTTTGCCAACACCTGCGATGAGTGCAAGGAGCTGATAGGCCATGACGCAAGG GAGCTGTTCTATGAAGATAGGCACTACCATGAGCACTGCTTCCGCTGTTTCCGCTGTGACCGCTCATTGGCTGATGAGCCCTTCACCAGCCAGGATGATGCTTTGCTCTGCAACGACTGTTACTGCAACGAATTCTCTTCCAAATGTGTCGCTTGTGACAAGACTGTCATGCCTG gTACTAGGAAGCTGGAGTATGCCGGCAACACATGGCACGAGGGTTGTTTCATTTGCAGCAGCTGTAAGCAGCCTATTGGCTCCAAGTCCTTTATCCCAGATAAGGATGATCACTACTGTGTTCCTTGCTATGAAAACAAGTTTGCCCCTCGCTGCACTCGATGCAAACAG GTCTTGGCCAAAGGGGGTGTGACCTACCGCGATGAGCCGTGGCATAAGGAGTGCTTTTTGTGTGCAGGCTGTAAAGTGCAGCTAGCTGGCCAGCACTTCACCTCCCGAGACGACCGCCCCTACTGTCTTAAGTGTTTTGGAAACCTCTATGCTAAGAAGTGTGAGGCCTGTAGCAAACCAATCACAG gttTTGGTGGAGGGAAGTACATTTCATTCGAGGAGCGGCAATGGCACCAGTCTTGCTTCACCTGCACCCGGTGTTCTGTGTCACTTGTAGGAGCTGGTTTCTTTCCTGAGAGGGATGAGATCCTGTGCCGTGAATGCAACAGCAATCTATAG